In Torulaspora delbrueckii CBS 1146 chromosome 1, complete genome, one genomic interval encodes:
- the TDEL0A06090 gene encoding N-acetyltransferase family protein (ancestral locus Anc_8.663), whose protein sequence is MSTDRLRHGPAFHKPIAKSITPLQFKLIDTETIATAFPIYDPKDVPDSLIDFMWSEFNLEIENGQTYPQLEPLTRQQFVDYWFASFCVIVLETDKKVIEDNQDWHSLLLGTFYIKPNYMARCSHNCNAGFLVNHYKRGKKIGFRLGQVYLQWAPLLGYKYSVFNLVFVTNAASWKIWDKLKFDRIGLVPRSAILKGHDQPVDAIIFGRDLTRVDPELIAMD, encoded by the coding sequence ATGTCAACGGACCGTTTGCGTCATGGGCCAGCTTTTCACAAGCCAATTGCCAAGAGTATAACTCCATTGCAATTCAAATTGATAGATACCGAAACCATAGCGACAGCTTTCCCAATATATGATCCTAAAGATGTGCCAGACTCGCTAATCGACTTTATGTGGAGTGAGTTCAACCTCGAGATTGAAAATGGCCAAACGTATCCACAGCTCGAGCCACTCACGAGACAGCAGTTTGTCGATTATTGGTTCGCCTCATTTTGCGTGATCGTCCTGGAAACTGATAAGAAAGTTATAGAAGACAACCAAGACTGGCACTCACTTCTATTGGGAACTTTTTACATCAAGCCAAACTACATGGCACGTTGCTCTCACAACTGTAATGCAGGATTTTTGGTCAATCACTACAAGAGAGGAAAAAAGATAGGCTTTAGATTGGGCCAAGTTTATCTCCAATGGGCGCCTCTATTAGGTTACAAATACTCGGTGTTCAATTTGGTCTTTGTTACCAACGCAGCTAGTTGGAAGATCTGGGATAAACTCAAGTTCGATAGAATTGGGTTGGTGCCACGCTCGGCAATCTTAAAAGGCCATGATCAACCCGTTGATGCCATTATCTTCGGCAGGGATTTGACCCGGGTAGATCCGGAGTTGATTGCAATGGACTGA
- the PPT2 gene encoding holo-[acyl-carrier-protein] synthase (similar to Saccharomyces cerevisiae PPT2 (YPL148C); ancestral locus Anc_8.664), protein MNVFKAGGKTLGIGTDIVHLPRFKRLLQKYPLRPNHEILPFMKIARKYMHPYEMNKIQAMANEPDSATRSVIYAAGIWGIKESVLKALSCFVPAEDMPTAQSIYTKLVFKSSISGERPLLQFDDTYKAIATKKEAVFYQRYIEAPLTQPLISISHDGDYLVTFACLVEGDRYQKV, encoded by the coding sequence ATGAACGTCTTTAAAGCAGGAGGCAAAACCCTGGGGATAGGTACCGATATAGTTCATTTACCAAGGTTTAAGAGATTACTGCAAAAGTATCCTTTACGCCCTAATCATGAGATACTACCCTTCATGAAGATCGCACGGAAGTATATGCATCCTTACgagatgaacaagattCAAGCAATGGCAAATGAACCCGATAGCGCAACCCGCTCAGTAATTTATGCTGCTGGGATATGGGGAATCAAAGAGTCAGTCCTGAAGGCGCTATCATGTTTTGTCCCTGCTGAAGACATGCCAACAGCTCAATCCATTTACACAAAACTAGTTTTCAAGAGCAGCATTAGTGGTGAGAGACCTCTGCTTCAGTTTGATGACACGTACAAAGCCATAGCGACTAAGAAAGAAGCCGTCTTTTACCAGAGGTACATCGAGGCACCGCTGACACAGCCGTTGATTTCAATCTCTCACGATGGTGATTACCTCGTAACATTTGCGTGTCTTGTGGAAGGTGATAGATACCAAAAAGTTTGA
- the TDEL0A06080 gene encoding uncharacterized protein (ancestral locus Anc_8.662), translated as MSSYRGVLHHYCGPQVAFEFEPSGFKKVIIVIGGLTDGLLTIAFVPALAEALKELSYSVIQIQLTSSYKGWGTASLDTDVKEIKKLINFLKSPKGGNREKIIIMGRSTGSQDVIHYLLRHPDTVDAGILDAAVSDREGLQEDVDPQIINRLNGHALKLIQDGHPNQLLGNEYGKYVFNTPITAYRWCSLMVPGGDDDYFSSDLSDDHVKRTFGSISKPFLVIENEKDEFVPERIDKQALLQRWESFSHPKYWSKNSGVLKEASHLVTEPAAQLRLRELVKMFIREFSL; from the coding sequence ATGAGCTCGTATCGTGGTGTTTTACATCACTATTGTGGCCCTCAAGTCGCATTTGAATTCGAACCAAGtggtttcaagaaagttatCATTGTCATTGGTGGTCTTACCGATGGTCTGCTAACAATTGCATTCGTACCCGCATTGGCAGAGGCATTGAAGGAATTAAGTTACTCCGtaattcaaattcaattgaCTAGTAGTTACAAAGGATGGGGTACAGCTTCTTTGGATACCGATGTGAAAGAGATTAAGAAACtgatcaactttttgaaaagtCCCAAGGGAGGCAATAGAGAAAAGATTATTATCATGGGCAGATCGACGGGTTCGCAGGACGTTATTCATTATCTTTTACGTCATCCAGATACCGTGGATGCTGGTATCTTGGACGCTGCTGTCTCTGACAGAGAGGGATTGCAGGAGGATGTTGATCCTCAGATTATAAACCGGTTAAATGGTCACGCCCTGAAACTGATCCAGGATGGCCATCCTAATCAGCTACTCGGCAACGAGTATGGCAAGTACGTGTTTAATACCCCGATAACTGCGTATAGGTGGTGTTCATTGATGGTTCCTGGTGGTGACGATGACTATTTCTCGAGCGATCTCTCGGATGATCATGTTAAAAGAACATTTGGTAGTATATCGAAGCCATTCCTGGTTATAGAGaatgaaaaggatgaattTGTGCCAGAGAGGATCGATAAACAAGCGCTCTTGCAAAGGTGGGAAAGTTTCTCTCATCCAAAATACTGGTCCAAGAATTCTGGTGTGCTAAAAGAAGCCTCACATCTGGTCACTGAGCCAGCGGCTCAGCTACGCTTGAGagaattggtcaaaatgTTTATCAGAGagttttctttgtaa
- the TDEL0A06040 gene encoding oxysterol-binding protein KES1 (similar to Saccharomyces cerevisiae HES1 (YOR237W) and KES1 (YPL145C); ancestral locus Anc_8.658), producing the protein MSGYASSSSWTSFLKSIASFNGDLSSLSAPPFILSPSSLSEFSQYWAEHPDLFLEPALINESNYKQQVKACDDEVDSLEVARMLAVVKYFISTLKSQYCSRNESMGTEKKPLNPFLGELFVGKWENKDHPEFGETVLLSEQVSHHPPITAYAVFNDKNDVKLQGYNQIKSSFSKSLMLSVKQYGHALLEIGKESYLITLPPLHIEGILVASPFVELEGKSYIQSSSGLLCVVEYSGRGYFSGKKNSFKARIYRDSKDSKEKEKALYTISGQWSGTSKITKNNGKSKDESSTVFYDATRTPAEHLKVKPLEEQHSLESRKAWKDVAEAIKLGDFDLIGQKKTELEEKQRELRKDEEANGVSWQRRWFKDVDYSPNPENAVYVPEKDDIFNKLTSQCHLSTKNVSSGTLVDEKDDKKDATSLHWRFQRMLWDNEKEITL; encoded by the coding sequence ATGTCTGGATACGCTAGTTCATCGTCATGGacttctttcttgaagtctATCGCGTCGTTTAACGGTGATTTGTCATCGTTGTCTGCTCCACCTTTCATCTTATCACCCAGTTCGTTGTCAGAATTCTCACAATACTGGGCAGAACATCCAGATTTGTTCCTAGAGCCTGCTTTAATCAATGAGAGCAATTATAAGCAACAAGTGAAGGCCTGTGATGACGAAGTTGACTCTCTGGAGGTCGCTAGGATGTTAGCTGTGGTAAAGTACTTTATCTCTACACTTAAGTCTCAATATTGCTCCCGTAATGAATCGATGGGTACTGAGAAGAAACCATTGAATCCATTCTTAGGTGAGTTGTTCGTCGGTAAGTGGGAGAATAAAGATCACCCcgaatttggtgaaactGTGCTGCTAAGTGAACAAGtgtctcatcatcctccAATCACTGCTTATGCGGTATTCAATGACAAGAATGATGTCAAATTGCAAGGTTACAATCagatcaaatcttctttctcgaAATCACTTATGTTGAGCGTGAAGCAATACGGTCATGCCCTCTTGGAGATCGGTAAAGAGTCATACTTAATCACTCTTCCACCTTTGCATATCGAAGGTATACTAGTTGCATCTCCTTTCGTCGAGCTGGAGGGCAAATCTTACATTCAATCGTCCAGTGGCCTACTATGTGTTGTTGAATATAGTGGTAGAGGATATTTCTCTGGTAAgaagaattctttcaaggcAAGAATCTACCGTGACTCCAAGGACTCcaaggaaaaggaaaagGCTCTGTACACGATATCCGGTCAATGGTCCGGCACCTCGAAGATCACCAAGAACAACGGAAAATCAAAGGATGAATCCTCCACTGTCTTTTATGATGCTACTAGGACACCAGCAGAGCACTTGAAGGTCAAACCTTTGGAAGAACAACACTCTTTAGAGAGTAGAAAGGCATGGAAGGATGTCGCCGAGGCCATCAAGCTAGGTGATTTCGACCTCATCGGTCAAAAGAAGACAGAGCTAGAAGAAAAACAGAGAGAATTGAGGAAAGACGAAGAGGCTAACGGTGTCAGttggcaaagaagatggtTCAAGGACGTTGATTACTCACCAAATCCTGAGAATGCCGTCTACGTTCCAGAAAAAGACGATATCTTTAACAAGTTAACTTCCCAATGCCATCTCTCGACCAAGAATGTTTCTTCTGGTACTTTGGTAGACGAGAAGGATGACAAGAAGGACGCTACTTCATTGCACTggagatttcaaagaatgcTTTGGGATAACGAGAAGGAAATTACTTTATAA
- the TDEL0A06060 gene encoding uncharacterized protein (similar to Saccharomyces cerevisiae YOR238W; ancestral locus Anc_8.660) — MSHLIIVPCHSIWNQFADNCKGDNLGHLPGQWFLAPFQLEGNDHLAFIKHGLQAIRTMAKDPSNKSVVIFSGSQTKIPAGCISEAQSYFFLMWRLLERVYSNPDSFPKEFPQEILAYLIDIKSILFLRQISLQDLFTSLITTEEYALDSFENLLFSLYRFREYTGEFAEKITIVGFGFKEKRFLELHARAIDFPKDNIRYVAIDPKPEGYDSKKLKAYFDELESLEQRNALELFASDWYGTRRALRVKKKTRNPFKRVNGYHKVKLFDLSGAIDDDEVFFETYIKGKMPWSVRL, encoded by the coding sequence ATGTCGCATTTAATCATAGTACCATGTCACTCAATCTGGAACCAATTTGCCGATAATTGCAAAGGCGATAACCTAGGTCACTTGCCAGGGCAGTGGTTTCTAGCTCCGTTTCAACTCGAAGGCAATGATCATTTAGCATTCATAAAGCATGGGTTGCAGGCGATTCGAACTATGGCAAAAGATCCATCGAATAAATCTGTTGTAATATTCAGTGGGTCGCAGACAAAGATCCCAGCAGGATGTATTTCTGAGGCTCAAAgttatttcttcttgatgtGGAGACTATTGGAGAGAGTTTATTCTAATCCGGATTCATTTCCCAAAGAATTCCCACAAGAGATACTTGCGTATCTTATTGATATTAAGAGCATTTTATTCTTACgtcaaatttctcttcagGATCTTTTTACGTCTCTGATCACCACTGAAGAGTATGCTCTAGATTCATTTGAAAATTTACTCTTCTCCCTTTATAGGTTCAGAGAGTACACAGGAGAATttgctgaaaagattacaattgttggatttggtttcaaagaaaagagattCTTGGAGCTGCACGCCAGAGCCATTGACTTTCCAAAGGACAACATAAGATATGTTGCCATTGACCCTAAGCCTGAGGGCTATGATTCGAAGAAATTAAAGGCATACTTTGACGAATTGGAAAGTCTGGAACAAAGAAATGCTCTGGAGCTATTTGCATCCGACTGGTATGGAACTCGAAGGGCATTAagagtgaagaagaagactcGCAATCCTTTCAAGAGAGTTAATGGATATCACAAAGTGAAACTATTTGATTTAAGTGGAGCTATagacgatgatgaagtgTTCTTCGAAACCTACATAAAGGGCAAGATGCCTTGGTCAGTCAGGCTTTAA
- the NOP53 gene encoding Nop53p (similar to Saccharomyces cerevisiae NOP53 (YPL146C); ancestral locus Anc_8.659): protein MAPSATVKRPAQYKQSSRKGKKAWRKNIDLTDIEQSIETKKEHEITHGTSDIGSLKDDALFQVDEAGDKTLKSKLIKRKQIKKNLKSKEILDAVKTNSKVGAIKHLKHNEKNKGKIQTVSKKELKKLMALAGKIDGESKIKNHVARDGLIKSDSRDLWGVEKVTKVVTPAGISIDVNEKVEIPETLLKNSTTGWSIASVKPKTLDNAPIQVREYEEIPHAGKSYNPHKADWSNLIEKEYSLEKVREANRIAIQEYRQRIQKLMDVLDDSEEEVSSDEDEENEGEENEDKTISDRLSINEVVKNKKKTKRQRNRAKVHEEKIKLQQEVKKLKAMVRDLENLEETERLVQQENEQKQSGQSVEKKNKVNKKHKLGTKYSAREDNLEVKFSDELSDSLRKLRPEGNLLYDQVRKLQSSGKMESRVPVKKSRRYKQKISEKWTHKDFK from the coding sequence ATGGCTCCTTCAGCTACTGTCAAGAGGCCAGCTCAATATAAGCAATCATCTCGTAAGGGAAAGAAAGCATGGAGAAAGAACATTGATCTGACCGATATTGAACAGAGTATTGAGACTAAGAAAGAGCATGAAATAACTCATGGTACTTCGGATATAGgatctttgaaggatgatgCACTTTTCCaggttgatgaagctgGTGATAAGACGTTGAAAAGTAAACTGATTAAGAGAAAGCAgataaagaagaatttgaagagtaaAGAAATTTTAGATGCAGTGAAGACAAACTCCAAGGTTGGAGCTATTAAACATCTGAAACATAACGAGAAAAACAAGGGCAAGATTCAGACTGTTTCGaaaaaggaattgaagaagctgatgGCTTTAGCTGGTAAGATCGATGGTGAGTCGAAAATTAAGAATCATGTGGCTAGAGATGGTTTGATTAAATCGGATTCTCGTGATCTGTGGGGCGTTGAGAAAGTGACAAAGGTTGTCACTCCAGCAGGCATTTCAATAGACGTCaatgaaaaagttgaaattccagagactttattgaaaaactcCACCACCGGATGGTCGATCGCATCTGTCAAGCCAAAGACTCTTGATAATGCTCCAATTCAAGTGAGAGAATatgaagaaattccacACGCAGGTAAGTCTTATAATCCACACAAGGCAGATTGGTCCAATTTAATTGAAAAGGAGTACAGTTTAGAAAAGGTCAGAGAAGCCAACAGAATTGCGATACAGGAATACAGACAAAGgattcaaaaattgatggatGTTTTGGATGacagtgaagaagaagtatcatctgatgaggacgaggagaatgaaggtgaagaaaacGAAGACAAAACTATCAGTGATAGGTTATCAATCAATGAAGTggtcaagaacaagaaaaaaaCAAAACgtcaaagaaacagagCCAAGGTACAcgaagaaaagattaaactacaacaagaagtaaagaagctcaaagcAATGGTGCGTGATCTAGAAAATCTGGAAGAAACTGAGAGATTAGTGCAAcaagaaaatgaacaaaAGCAGAGTGGACAAAGTGtcgaaaagaagaacaaggtAAATAAGAAGCACAAGCTGGGGACCAAATATTCCGCCCGTGAGGATAACTTGGAAGTTAAATTCTCTGATGAACTATCAgattctttgagaaaactGAGACCAGAGGGCAATTTGTTGTACGATCAAGTGAGGAAGCTGCAAAGTTCTGGTAAAATGGAATCTCGTGTGCCAGTAAAGAAATCTAGAAGATACAAGCAAAAGATTTCTGAGAAATGGACTCATAAGGATTTTAAATGA
- the ABP140 gene encoding tRNA(Thr) (cytosine(32)-N(3))-methyltransferase (similar to Saccharomyces cerevisiae ABP140 (YOR239W); ancestral locus Anc_8.665) translates to MGVADLIKKFEKISTEDEKAVVPVSAGKPNSVKDEKNEAGSFEEAYKPQESSGPAAQDVQETTEEPIAEVSVPAEHDKSEIKVEKSDEKSDTKVEETSSEVKEAKELSARNEEETSNEEAEAEANEEAEAEANEEAEAEANEEAEAEANEEAEAEANEDSESETKEAQETPEASTENVQGSSESSKKKKKKNKKKKKKNNTATATEATTETATGEVENLEVVDDNSLGKTNSHDKEELAAMTQDVQEEISETIAHENIQADQDRDAQVSTTRLGRDDPFEFGKRTLTESVDVWDHNAWDNVEWGEEQIKLAEEKIKGQYENPVSEFDKKLYNGNPARYWDIFYKNNKENFFKDRKWLQIEFPCLYAATKKDAGPVTIFEIGCGAGNTFFPILNENENENLRIIAADFAPKAVELVKTSENFNPKYGHAAVWDLANVEGELPDGVEPHSVDIAVMIFVFSALAPDQWDQALSNLRKVMRPGGKILFRDYGRYDLAQVRFKKNRLLDDNFYIRGDGTRVYFFTEEELREIFTGGSFIESKIGTDRRLLVNRKRQLKMYRCWLQAVFEVPK, encoded by the exons ATGGGAGTAGCggatttgatcaagaagtttgaaaagataTCCACTGAGGATGAGAAAGCTGTTGTACCTGTAAGTGCCGGCAAACCAAATTCGGTCAAGgatgagaagaatgaagctggatcttttgaagaagcataTAAACCACAGGAGTCCAGTGGTCCTGCTGCTCAAGACGTACAGGAGACTACTGAGGAACCAATTGCAGAAGTTTCAGTGCCAGCTGAACATGACAAGTCTGAGATCAAGGTTGAAaaatctgatgaaaagtCTGACACcaaggttgaagaaacctcATCCGAGGTGAAGGAGGCGAAAGAGCTGAGTGCTCggaatgaagaagaaacttcaaaCGAGGAAGCGGAGGCTGAGGCCAACGAGGAAGCTGAGGCTGAGGCCAACGAGGAAGCTGAGGCTGAGGCCAACGAGGAAGCTGAGGCTGAGGCCAACGAGGAAGCTGAAGCTGAGGCCAACGAGGATTCTGAATCAGAGACCAAAGAAGCCCAGGAAACACCTGAAGCTTCCACCGAGAATGTTCAAGGCTCATCTGAGTCCTCtaagaaaaagaagaagaagaacaagaagaagaagaagaagaacaatacTGCTACAGCTACAGAAGCAACTACCGAAACAGCCACAGGGGAAGTTGAGAATCTTGAAGTCGTGGATGACAATTCGCTT GGCAAGACTAATTCACATGATAAAGAGGAGTTGGCAGCAATGACTCAGGACgtacaagaagaaatatccGAAACGATAGCCCATGAAAACATTCAAGCTGATCAGGACAGAGACGCGCAAGTCTCTACCACGCGGTTGGGACGTGACGACccatttgaatttgggAAAAGGACTCTCACAGAGAGTGTTGACGTTTGGGATCACAATGCTTGGGATAATGTTGAGTGGGGTGAGGAGCAGATTAAGTTGgcagaagaaaaaatcaaaggtCAATATGAAAACCCTGTATCAGAATTTGACAAGAAACTATACAATGGAAACCCTGCTCGTTACTGGGATATTTTCTACAAGAACAATAAGGAAAACTTTTTTAAAGATAGAAAGTGGTTGCAAATTGAATTTCCATGCTTGTACGCTGCTACCAAAAAAGATGCTGGACCTGTGAcaatatttgaaattggttgTGGTGCTGGTAACACTTTCTTTCCGATTCTCAATGAGAACGAGAATGAAAATCTTCGTATAATCGCCGCAGATTTCGCTCCCAAAGCAGTAGAACTGGTCAAAACTTCTGAGAACTTCAATCCCAAATACGGCCATGCGGCAGTTTGGGACCTTGCTAACGTTGAGGGAGAGTTACCAGATGGTGTGGAACCTCATTCTGTTGATATTGCCGTAATGATCTTTGTGTTTAGTGCTCTGGCACCTGATCAATGGGATCAAGCACTAAGCAACTTGCGTAAGGTAATGAGACCGGGAGGCAAAATACTGTTCCGTGACTATGGGCGGTACGATTTGGCTCAAGTCAGATTCAAAAAGAACAGGCTTTTGGACGATAACTTTTACATTAGAGGAGATGGTACTAGAGTATATTTCTTCACCGAGGAGGAATTGAGAGAGATATTCACTGGTGGCTCTTTCATTGAGAGCAAGATTGGTACGGATCGACGGCTACTAGTGAATAGGAAGCggcaattgaagatgtatCGTTGCTGGCTTCAAGCCGTTTTCGAAGTTCCAAAATAG
- the PXA1 gene encoding ATP-binding cassette long-chain fatty acid transporter PXA1 (similar to Saccharomyces cerevisiae PXA1 (YPL147W); ancestral locus Anc_8.661) has product MVKSVTTVRTGARTVTTARDRLLNMVVNGHWHCIGLNVEGTTLRTYMRLLLKHLIQLSRPSEASPGYRVRARALLLSLGLSSLMVVTSGGYGAYLIFSKIYSLYRKSQDKPYGRSLVRTKSQTDLRNGARIMYIPEDVFQDRKEGEVQDVEARKKIYIPRRDDDVYEHDQYLFKNVEQGRAKNSQLFYSRFMNQMNVLSKILIPSLMDKNAMLLGLQIFFLVMRTWLSLFVARLDGQIVRDIIAGRGRRFLLDLACWFLIALPASYTNSAIKLLQRKLSLNFRVYLTRYIHDIYLDKRLAFYKLIFDDRASSSVIKNIDNSISNDVARFCDATCSVFANIAKPVIDLCFFSVYLRDNLGTLGVAGIFVNYFITGYLLKKFTPPLGKLASSRSTADGNYYNYHVNMINNNEEIAFYQGTEVEKAKVMELYDILMDKILAVDKSKFNYNMLEDYILKYTWSGLGYVFASIPIVVTTLSTGVNIEDANMKEFIVNKRLMLSLADAGSRLMQSIKDISQLTGYTNRIFTLLCSLHKVHSSKFSYGATGPPPTLTTDVSARKDASQIDVKREIVQGTVQRNFNGVRFENIDVIIPSVRAGEGIKLIKKLTFQVPPQIEPTSSAANSVQDLKKMFDVSLPFFEGPGASLLILGPNSCGKSSIQRIIAEIWPVYNKNGLLSIPSEGNLFCVPQKPYFTRGGTLRDQIIYPMSSDEFFDRGFKDKHLVQILGEVRLEYLLKRKKGWTYLDAVADWKDVLSGGEKQRMNFARIMFHKPRFVVLDEGTNAISADMEDYLFNLLKRYRFNFISISQRPSLIKYHDLLLEITDTTAGSWQLQALGTAEAITSIDHEIDELSKKMANVAKWELEREELQGKLAII; this is encoded by the coding sequence ATGGTAAAGAGTGTTACAACAGTGCGCACGGGAGCGCGAACTGTTACGACGGCTCGAGACCGGCTGTTGAACATGGTAGTGAATGGACATTGGCACTGTATTGGGTTAAACGTGGAGGGAACTACACTGAGAACATATATGAGACTGCTGTTAAAACATTTAATACAACTCTCGAGACCTTCAGAAGCCAGTCCGGGGTATAGGGTACGAGCGCGTGCTTTGTTACTTTCGTTGGGGCTTTCTTCCTTGATGGTAGTGACTAGCGGTGGATATGGAGCTTACCTCATATTCAGCAAGATATATTCGTTGTACAGGAAGTCCCAGGATAAGCCCTATGGCAGATCGTTGGTACGTACGAAATCGCAGACTGATTTGAGAAATGGTGCCAGGATAATGTATATTCCAGAGGACGTATTTCAAGATCGAAAAGAAGGTGAAGTACAGGATGTTGAGGCGAGAAAGAAGATATATATACCGCGCAGggatgatgatgtttaTGAGCATGATCAGTATCTGTTCAAGAATGTGGAACAGGGTCGTGCAAAGAATTCTCAACTTTTTTACTCTAGATTTATGAATCAGATGAACGTACTGTCGAAGATACTGATTCCATCGCTGATGGATAAGAATGCTATGCTTCTCGGACTgcagattttcttcttggttaTGAGAACTTGGCTATCCCTATTCGTCGCAAGGCTGGATGGCCAAATCGTGAGGGATATTATCGCTGGTAGGGGCAGAAGATTTTTACTTGATTTGGCATGCTGGTTCCTGATCGCCCTTCCAGCATCATACACCAATAGCGCTATCAAACTACtacaaagaaaattgaGTTTAAATTTTAGAGTTTATTTGACCCGTTACATTCATGACATTTACTTGGATAAGAGACTGGCGTTCTATAAGTTGATCTTTGATGACAGGGCTTCGAGTTCGGTTATTAAAAATATTGATAACTCGATCTCTAATGATGTTGCAAGATTTTGCGACGCCACTTGTTCAGTGTTTGCCAATATCGCAAAACCAGTTATCGATCTGTGCTTCTTTTCGGTTTACCTGCGTGACAATTTGGGGACTCTGGGTGTTGCAGGTATATTTGTGAACTATTTTATTACTGGATACCTACTCAAGAAATTCACACCACCATTGGGTAAGTTGGCCAGCAGTAGATCTACTGCTGATGGTAATTACTATAATTACCATGTTAACATGATAAAcaataatgaagaaattgcatTTTATCAGGGTACAGAAGTGGAGAAGGCAAAGGTCATGGAACTATACGACATATTGATGGATAAGATTTTGGCAGTTGACAAAAGCAAGTTTAATTACAACATGCTTGAGGATTACATTTTAAAATATACATGGTCCGGTCTAGGTTATGTCTTCGCCTCCATACCAATAGTAGTCACAACGTTGTCCACGGGTGTTAACATCGAGGACGCAAATATGAAGGAATTTATCGTTaacaagagattgatgtTGTCATTGGCAGATGCAGGCTCAAGATTGATGCAATCAATCAAGGATATATCCCAATTGACTGGTTACACGAACAGAATTTTTACTTTACTCTGCTCCCTGCACAAGGTTCATTCGAGTAAATTCAGTTATGGTGCAACGGGGCCCCCACCGACTTTAACCACTGACGTTTCGGCTAGGAAAGATGCAAGTCAAATTGACGTTAAGAGGGAAATCGTTCAAGGTACGGTCCAACGTAATTTCAATGGTGTAAGATTTGAGAATATTGATGTGATCATACCGTCTGTGAGAGCTGGTGAAGGAATCAAgctgatcaagaaattgacaTTCCAAGTACCACCTCAAATTGAACCAACATCCTCTGCCGCTAATTCTGTGCAAGATTTAAAGAAAATGTTCGATGTAAGTTTgcctttctttgaaggtcCGGGTGCTAGCTTGCTGATCCTTGGGCCCAACAGTTGTGGTAAGAGTTCgattcaaagaatcatcGCCGAAATTTGGCCTGTGTACAACAAGAATGGACTATTATCAATACCATCTGAGGGAAACCTCTTTTGTGTTCCTCAAAAGCCCTATTTTACTAGGGGCGGGACTTTGAGGGATCAAATCATTTATCCAATGTCATCAGACGAGTTCTTTGACAGAGGATTCAAAGACAAGCATTTAGTTCAGATTTTGGGCGAAGTGCGACTAGAATatctcttgaagagaaagaaaggcTGGACCTATCTAGACGCTGTGGCCGACTGGAAGGATGTACTTAGTGGTGGTGAAAAGCAAAGAATGAATTTTGCCCGTATCATGTTCCATAAACCAAGATTCGTTGTTCTAGATGAGGGAACGAATGCAATTAGTGCCGATATGGAGGAttatttattcaatttgttgaaaaggtacagattcaatttcatcagtATCTCTCAACGaccatctttgatcaaatatCACGATCTATTGCTGGAGATTACAGATACCACGGCTGGTTCGTGGCAATTGCAAGCTTTGGGTACTGCAGAGGCAATCACTTCAATAGatcatgaaattgatgaactGTCAAAAAAAATGGCCAATGTAGCTAAATGGGAGTTAGAACGAGAAGAGTTGCAAGGAAAGTTGGCGATAATATAA